In a single window of the Leptospira harrisiae genome:
- a CDS encoding restriction endonuclease subunit S: MKRYEAYKDSSVEWLGEIPTHWEVKRLKYLANVNKPKPTELLKEFLDSEVVFLPMEKVSEDGKFDQSILKKTDEVSSGFTYFERGDIIIAKITPCFENGKGAYLKNLNTSFGFGSTEFHTVKPSESINPVFAYYQTKSNVFMKVGEGFMSGSAGQKRLPTSFIEEFPFPLPPLTEQTSIASFLDRKTSQIDSLVEKKKRLIELLKEEKAAVINQAVTKGIDPNVKMKDSGVEWLGEIPEHWEVKKLKWVAEKVQTGSTPPSNQLDYYVEEIDWYTPSDFSESLELNSSKRKISNSAISDQVVKLFPANSILFVGIGATIGKVGYITEPASSNQQINALLFESIIDSKFYSYFLYSMREHIAGLSNSATLPILNQSQMKDIDLPVPSSNSEMESIVNFVKVHTDKIFSTISKIEKEIELLQEYRTALISEVVTGKVRVGE; encoded by the coding sequence ATGAAACGGTATGAGGCCTACAAAGATTCCAGTGTGGAATGGTTAGGAGAAATTCCGACGCATTGGGAAGTGAAGAGATTAAAATATTTAGCTAATGTGAATAAACCAAAACCGACTGAGTTGTTGAAGGAATTCTTAGATTCAGAGGTTGTTTTCCTACCTATGGAAAAGGTTTCGGAAGATGGTAAATTTGATCAAAGCATCTTAAAAAAAACTGACGAAGTTAGTTCAGGTTTTACCTATTTTGAAAGAGGTGACATCATCATCGCTAAGATTACACCTTGTTTTGAAAACGGAAAAGGAGCTTATTTAAAAAATTTAAATACGAGCTTTGGATTTGGTTCAACGGAGTTTCATACGGTTAAACCTTCAGAGTCTATCAATCCGGTTTTTGCTTATTATCAAACTAAATCGAACGTATTTATGAAAGTTGGTGAAGGTTTTATGTCTGGTTCAGCTGGACAGAAAAGGCTACCAACTAGTTTTATTGAAGAATTCCCTTTCCCACTCCCTCCCCTCACCGAACAAACATCCATTGCTAGTTTCCTCGACCGCAAAACTTCACAAATCGACAGTTTGGTGGAAAAAAAGAAACGACTGATTGAGTTATTGAAAGAAGAAAAAGCGGCTGTGATCAACCAGGCGGTGACGAAGGGAATTGATCCGAATGTTAAGATGAAGGATTCAGGTGTGGAATGGTTAGGGGAGATACCAGAGCATTGGGAAGTGAAGAAGTTGAAATGGGTGGCAGAGAAAGTGCAAACTGGAAGCACGCCACCATCGAATCAATTAGATTACTATGTGGAAGAAATTGATTGGTATACTCCTTCCGATTTTTCGGAATCCTTGGAATTAAATTCTTCTAAGAGGAAAATTTCTAATTCAGCAATATCGGATCAAGTTGTAAAACTATTTCCTGCAAATTCAATTTTGTTTGTCGGAATTGGTGCGACAATTGGAAAGGTTGGATATATAACTGAACCCGCTTCTTCTAATCAGCAAATTAATGCTTTATTGTTTGAATCCATAATTGACTCAAAATTTTATTCATACTTTCTATATTCAATGAGAGAGCATATTGCTGGATTATCAAATTCCGCAACGTTGCCTATCCTAAATCAAAGTCAGATGAAGGATATAGATCTCCCTGTGCCAAGTTCTAATTCTGAAATGGAAAGCATCGTTAACTTTGTTAAAGTTCATACTGACAAAATTTTTTCCACCATTTCCAAAATTGAAAAGGAAATCGAACTTCTCCAAGAATATCGCACGGCTTTGATTTCAGAGGTGGTGACGGGGAAGGTGAGGGTAGGGGAGTAA